In Enterobacter cloacae, the following are encoded in one genomic region:
- the truD gene encoding tRNA pseudouridine synthase D: protein MTDFDDLTYLHGKPQGNGLLKASPEDFVVVEDLGFEPDGEGEHILVRILKNGCNTRFVADALAKFLKIHAREVSFAGQKDKHAVTEQWLCARVPGNAMPDLSQFELEGCKVLEYARHKRKLRLGALKGNDFTLVLREVTNRDDVEKRLNAISEQGVPNYFGAQRFGIGGSNLQGALRWAQSDAPVRDRNKRSFWLSAARSALFNQIVSERLKKPDANQVVVGDALQLAGRGSWFVATAEEMADVQARVDAKALMITAALPGTGEWGPQGAALAAEQSAVADAQELQSLLVREKVEAARRAMLLYPQQLSWNWWDDVTVELRFWLPAGSFATSVVRELINTSGDYANIAE from the coding sequence ATGACCGATTTCGATGACCTGACGTACCTGCATGGTAAACCGCAGGGGAACGGCCTGCTGAAAGCCAGTCCTGAAGATTTCGTCGTAGTGGAAGATTTAGGTTTTGAGCCGGACGGCGAAGGCGAGCACATTCTGGTACGCATTCTGAAAAACGGCTGCAACACCCGGTTTGTAGCCGACGCGCTGGCGAAATTCCTGAAAATTCACGCCCGCGAAGTGAGTTTCGCCGGGCAGAAAGACAAACACGCGGTCACTGAACAGTGGCTTTGCGCGCGTGTGCCGGGCAATGCGATGCCTGATTTAAGCCAATTTGAGCTCGAAGGCTGTAAGGTGCTGGAGTATGCCCGCCATAAGCGCAAACTGCGTCTGGGGGCGTTGAAAGGTAACGACTTTACACTGGTGCTGCGCGAAGTCACTAATCGTGATGACGTCGAAAAACGCCTGAACGCCATCAGCGAGCAGGGCGTGCCGAACTACTTTGGCGCACAGCGCTTTGGGATCGGCGGCAGTAACCTGCAGGGCGCACTGCGCTGGGCGCAAAGCGATGCACCGGTTCGTGACAGGAATAAACGCAGTTTTTGGTTGTCGGCGGCCCGCAGTGCGTTGTTTAATCAGATTGTGAGCGAACGACTGAAAAAACCAGACGCGAATCAAGTTGTTGTCGGCGATGCGCTACAATTAGCGGGACGCGGAAGCTGGTTTGTGGCGACGGCTGAAGAGATGGCTGACGTACAGGCTCGCGTGGACGCCAAAGCGCTGATGATTACCGCAGCGCTGCCCGGTACGGGCGAGTGGGGCCCTCAGGGCGCTGCGCTGGCCGCTGAGCAGTCAGCCGTGGCAGATGCACAAGAATTACAATCATTGCTGGTGCGGGAAAAAGTCGAAGCGGCACGCCGTGCGATGCTGCTCTACCCGCAACAGTTGAGTTGGAACTGGTGGGATGACGTGACCGTTGAGTTACGCTTCTGGCTGCCGGCAGGTAGCTTTGCCACCAGTGTTGTCAGGGAACTTATCAACACGTCGGGTGATTATGCGAATATTGCTGAGTAA
- the cysC gene encoding adenylyl-sulfate kinase: protein MADHDENVVWHPHPVTVAAREQLHGHRGVVLWFTGLSGSGKSTVAGALEEALHQQGVSTYLLDGDNVRHGLCSDLGFSDEDRKENIRRVGEVASLMADAGLVVLTAFISPHRAERQMVRERVGQDRFIEVFVDTPLAVCEARDPKGLYKKARAGELRNFTGIDAVYEAPESPEIHLEGQQLVTNLVSQLLDLLKRDDIIRS, encoded by the coding sequence ATGGCCGATCATGATGAGAACGTCGTCTGGCATCCTCATCCGGTTACCGTCGCAGCGCGCGAGCAACTCCACGGTCACCGTGGGGTTGTGCTGTGGTTTACCGGGCTGTCTGGTTCCGGTAAATCCACGGTAGCGGGCGCGCTGGAAGAGGCGTTACACCAGCAAGGGGTGAGTACTTACCTGCTGGATGGTGACAACGTGCGCCACGGCCTGTGCAGTGATTTAGGGTTTAGCGACGAAGACCGCAAAGAAAATATCCGTCGGGTGGGGGAGGTTGCCAGCCTGATGGCGGATGCCGGGCTGGTAGTGCTGACCGCGTTTATCTCACCTCATCGCGCCGAGCGCCAGATGGTGCGCGAGCGCGTAGGTCAGGATCGCTTTATCGAGGTGTTTGTTGATACCCCGCTGGCGGTTTGCGAAGCGCGCGATCCCAAAGGGCTTTATAAGAAAGCCCGCGCGGGCGAGCTGCGGAACTTCACCGGTATTGATGCGGTATATGAAGCGCCTGAATCGCCTGAAATTCACCTGGAAGGTCAACAATTGGTAACAAATTTAGTAAGCCAATTATTAGATCTGCTCAAACGGGACGATATTATCAGATCCTGA
- the ftsB gene encoding cell division protein FtsB yields MGKLTLLLLALLVWLQYSLWFGKNGLHDYSRVSDDVAAQQATNAKLKARNDQLFAEIDDLNGGQEAIEERARNELSMTKPGETFYRLVPDASKRNQGSAQNNR; encoded by the coding sequence ATGGGTAAACTAACGCTGCTGTTGCTGGCTTTGCTGGTCTGGCTGCAATATTCGCTGTGGTTCGGTAAGAACGGGCTGCACGACTATAGCCGGGTGAGCGATGACGTCGCGGCTCAGCAGGCAACAAACGCCAAACTTAAGGCGCGAAACGATCAACTCTTTGCTGAAATTGATGACCTCAATGGCGGGCAAGAGGCGATTGAGGAACGCGCACGTAATGAACTCAGTATGACTAAGCCGGGCGAAACCTTTTATCGTCTGGTTCCGGATGCGTCTAAACGCAATCAGGGCTCAGCACAGAATAATCGATAA
- the ispD gene encoding 2-C-methyl-D-erythritol 4-phosphate cytidylyltransferase: MAVTFSDVCAVVPAAGFGRRMQTECPKQYLSIGDKTILEHSVAALLAHPRVTRVVIAISPGDARFAQLPLANHPQITVVDGGAERADSVLAGTQAAKDAQWVLVHDAARPCLHQDDLARLLAISETSKVGGILAAPVRDTMKRAEPGKLAIAHTVERVDLWHALTPQFFPRELLHNCLTRALKEGATITDEASALEYCGFHPELVEGRADNIKVTRPEDLQLAEFYLTRSTHQEKA; encoded by the coding sequence ATGGCAGTAACTTTTTCGGACGTATGCGCCGTGGTGCCGGCTGCGGGTTTTGGCCGGCGCATGCAGACAGAATGTCCCAAGCAATACCTTTCTATTGGTGATAAAACGATCCTTGAGCACTCCGTGGCGGCGCTGCTGGCGCATCCACGGGTGACGCGCGTGGTCATCGCCATCAGCCCGGGTGATGCCCGTTTCGCGCAACTGCCGCTGGCAAATCATCCTCAGATAACGGTTGTTGATGGTGGTGCCGAGCGCGCCGACTCCGTGCTGGCGGGCACTCAGGCTGCCAAAGATGCGCAGTGGGTTCTGGTGCACGATGCCGCACGTCCGTGCCTGCACCAGGATGACCTGGCGCGCCTGTTGGCAATTAGCGAAACCAGCAAGGTGGGCGGCATTCTGGCTGCACCCGTGCGCGACACCATGAAGCGTGCCGAACCGGGCAAACTGGCCATTGCTCATACCGTTGAGCGCGTCGATTTATGGCACGCGCTGACGCCACAATTTTTCCCCCGCGAGTTACTCCACAACTGCTTAACGCGTGCGCTTAAAGAAGGTGCGACCATTACGGACGAAGCCTCGGCGCTGGAGTATTGCGGTTTTCATCCTGAGCTTGTTGAAGGGCGCGCTGATAATATAAAAGTGACGCGCCCGGAAGATTTACAGCTTGCGGAATTCTATCTTACCCGTTCGACCCATCAGGAGAAGGCATAA
- the ispF gene encoding 2-C-methyl-D-erythritol 2,4-cyclodiphosphate synthase, with protein sequence MRIGHGFDVHAFGGEGPIIIGGVRIPYEKGLLAHSDGDVALHALTDALLGAAALGDIGKLFPDTDPAFKGADSRALLREAWHRIQAKGYTLGNVDVTIIAQAPKMLPHIPQMRVFIAEDLGCHMDDVNVKATTTEKLGFTGRGEGIACEAVALLLKAAK encoded by the coding sequence ATGCGAATTGGACACGGTTTTGATGTACACGCCTTTGGCGGAGAAGGCCCAATTATCATTGGCGGCGTACGCATTCCTTATGAAAAAGGTCTGCTGGCGCATTCTGATGGCGACGTGGCGCTGCATGCCTTAACCGACGCGCTGCTCGGAGCTGCCGCGCTGGGTGATATCGGCAAGCTGTTCCCGGACACCGACCCGGCGTTTAAAGGGGCTGACAGCCGTGCGCTGCTGCGCGAAGCCTGGCATCGTATTCAGGCTAAAGGTTACACCCTGGGCAACGTTGACGTGACGATCATCGCCCAGGCTCCCAAAATGCTGCCCCATATTCCACAGATGCGCGTGTTTATTGCCGAAGATCTGGGTTGCCACATGGATGACGTCAACGTCAAAGCGACCACCACTGAGAAACTTGGGTTTACTGGCCGTGGCGAAGGCATTGCCTGTGAAGCCGTGGCGCTGCTGCTGAAGGCGGCCAAATGA
- a CDS encoding membrane protein produces the protein MRNSENYIITTGSEPLSTDDETTWSFPGAIVGFASWLLALGIPFLIYGGNTLFFFLYTWPFFLALMPVAVVVGIALHSLLNGKLLYSTVVTIVTVVLMFGLLFLWLMG, from the coding sequence ATGCGCAACAGCGAAAACTACATTATCACCACCGGGTCGGAGCCGTTATCGACCGACGACGAGACGACCTGGTCATTTCCTGGGGCCATCGTCGGCTTCGCCTCGTGGTTACTGGCGCTGGGTATCCCTTTTCTGATCTACGGCGGTAACACGCTGTTTTTCTTCCTCTACACCTGGCCTTTTTTCCTGGCGCTGATGCCCGTGGCGGTTGTCGTTGGCATTGCGCTGCATTCGCTACTCAATGGCAAACTCCTGTACAGTACCGTGGTCACGATTGTGACGGTGGTTCTGATGTTTGGGCTGTTATTTTTGTGGCTCATGGGCTAA